The genome window CTCGACGACCTTCTCGGTGAGATCGGTGCCGACGATCACGTGGTCGGCTTCGCGACCCTTCGCGGAGTGGATCGTGCCGACGCGGACGCGATCGGTGTCCATCCCGCGGTACTCGCCGATCGCGAAGTACGACCGGATACTCTTTTTCTGGAAGTTGGTCACTTTCCGAACCATGTCTCCCGCCGAGGCGGGACCGGGCATGAATGGGGCGTGTTCTTCGATGACCTCGCCAGGGATCATGAGTTCCGCGAGATCGTCGATGCCGGCTTCTTCCTGGCGCTCGTCGATGGCATCGAACAGTTCGTCGCGCTCGTTGGTGCCGAACGCCGACTCCTGGAGCATGTCGGCGAGTCGGCGGGCCTGTAGTCCGGTGACGTCTTCGCCCTCGTCGATCGCCTCGACGGCTCGGACGTAGTCGGTGAGTCGGTCGGTCCACATCCGCTGGTCGGTCAGCGAACTGAAGGGGACGCCTTCAGTGATGAACTCATCGATGAACTGGAACATCTGGTACCGCGCCCGGAACAGCACCATGATCGTCCCATCGCCTTCGACGAGGGTCCGCCGGACCATCCGAACGACGTCGAGCATCGAGGCGTTCCGACGAGCCTCGACGCTCCCGCCTTCCTTGCGCGGATTGAGGTCTTTGTCCTGGCGCTGATCGATGTGGCGAATCTCCTTGTTCACCGCGTTGAGCACGTTCGAGGGCAACCGGTAGGAGTTCGGGAGGATGACGTCCTCGTCGACGTCCTCCTCGAGTAAGAGCGCCGGGTCGGCGCCTTGCCAGGAGTAGACGACCTGGTCGTCGTCACCGGCGATCAGGACCTCTTCGACGTGGGGTTTCCACTCTTCGTAGACGTCGTACTGCAGGGTCGTAATGTCCTGGAACTCGTCGATCACGAGGTAGTCGACGTTCGGGACGAGCGAGCGTTGTCTGACCCGCTCTAACATGTCGGCGAAGCCGATCTTGCCCTGCTCGCCCTTGTAGGATCGCCAGCCGCGGATCGCTTCCGGGACGTCGATCCGATCGTCGTCGGATGGCCAGGTCGGGGTGTACTTGTTTCCTTCCTGGGCGTTCGGGTCGATCTCCGGCGGCAGTCTGACCTCTTCGACGTCCCACTGGAAGGGAACGTCGTACCAGTCAGCGACGTCACGGCGCGTTCGCTGGAGCCACTGACTCGTGGCGATGATCTTGTTCCCGATTGTCGTCGAGCGGGCCGTCCGTCGGCCAGCACCGGAGTATTCGTCTTCGAACTCGAGGCCGAAATCCTCACAGAACTCCTCTTTGTCCTTCTCGCCGATGACGTCGCTCCGAGAGAGATCGAGAAGATCGTACGCCTTGGCGTGCATCGTACAGACGTTGCCCTGGAGCGCCCGTGGGCTTTCGTCGAGCCGGTCGGCGAGTCGTTCGCGAACTTCCTGTGCGGCCGCGCGGGTGTAGGAAACGACGAGAATGTCCCGGAACGTGACGTCGTCACGATCGAGAATCTCTTCGACGTGGTCGAGCAAGGCAGTCGTCTTCCCACTGCCCGGACCACCGAACAACCGGGTCACCTTCGTCTCCGTGGTAGCCATTGTAGCTGTTCAAGAGCGCTAGACCCATAAGTCACGTGGGTTTTCTTCGACAAACGGCCGGGAGACGCGCCGGCGTTGGAGATTCGTGGAAACGGATGTCCCAATCAGGACCGAACACTCGACGAGAACGTCCCGTCGAGTGGGATGGAACTGTTATGAGTTTCGCGGGGAGCGGGCGGTTCGTACGTCGGCGCCGTCGCGGATTTTGTCTTCACACTCTGGACAAACGCGTGGGTCGTCCACGCCACGTGGCGTGAATACCCTGGCGTATGCGTCTGTCACGAATGCGCCGCAGTTCTGACATTCCGGCATCGGTATACCCAATACGATACTGGTGCGTACTCTCTAATAATTGTGTCGCACCGGGCCGCAAAAATGACTGATTGTATCGTCGCCGTCGACCGGACTCACGTTACCGACCGCGATCCGGTTCGCCCGTCACGGCCACGGCCTGCGTTCCGGACTCAGCGTCGGAACTCGAGCGAACCGACCTTGAGCGACTATATGGTCGGTTCCCACCCACAGACAGTACAGCAGCTGGCGGACGTATCGTGGAGTCCGCCACACTCGGGACACTGCTTTTTGTTATACTCCTGTTCCCACCCGACTCGTTCTACCGTGTGACCGCGATCCACGAGGAATTGATCGAACACGTCGTCACCGGCACCGTTGGGTGAGGATGCCATAGGTGTGTGAATAGTCAGCATACTACTAAACCGTTGGGGTGGGTGAAAGGACTGCCTCGTCTTTGCGACAAAATACCACACAGTAATGGGCATGTGGGTGAGCGTCGACCGTCCTCGCTCACGGAAGGCCGAACGCAGCCAGCTCTCGGGTTCGAATCGACCCGCGGACTTTTCTCACGGTCCATCCAAAGACGACGTATGAGCGACCTTCGCCTCGATGCGACCCAACTCGATCGCTACTCGAGACACGTCATCATGGACGAGATCGGTCCCGAGGGCCAACAACGCCTGCTCGAGGGGAGCGTTCTCGTCGTCGGTGCGGGCGGCCTCGGCTCGCCGGCGATCCAGTACCTCGCGGCCGCCGGCGTCGGTCGGCTGGGGATCGTCGACGACGACGTCGTCGAGCGCTCGAACCTGCAGCGACAGATCGTCCACGCCGACGCGGACGTCGGAACGCCGAAAGCTGACAGTGCCGCCGACTACGTGGCGGCGCTCAACCCGGACGTCGACGTCGACGTCCACGAAACGCGGCTTACGCCCGACAACGTGGCGGCGCTCGTCGACGACTACGACCTCGTCCTCGACGCCAGCGACAACTTCGCGACCCGGTACCTGCTGAACGACTACTGTGTGCTCTCCGAGACGCCGCTCTGTCACGGGGCGATCTATCGGTTCGAAGGGCAGGTGACGACGTTCACGAACGACCGCTCGAGCGATCCCGACACAGCCGAGGCAGCCGAAGTCGGCGGCGAGTCCCAGCCGTGTTACCGCTGTCTCTTCCCGGAAGCGCCCGAACCGGGGACGGTCCCCGACTGTGCCACCACCGGCGTCCTCGGTGTCCTCCCTGGCACCGTTGGCTGCATTCAGGCGACGGAGGCCGTCAAGGTCATACTCGAGACGGGCGACCTGCTCGAGGGTCGGCTGTTGCTTTACGATGCGATGGACATGAGCTTCGAGACCGTCGAAATCCGGTCGAATCCCGACTGCCCGGTCTGTGGCGACGATCCCGTGATCGAGTCGGTTGCCGACGCAACCTATGAGGGGAGCTGTTCGTTGACGGCCGACTGATACGGTCTGTTACAATTCTTTACCGGTGATCGCCGTCCCGTCAGAGCGGTCAGCGGTAGAACGGCGTAATGATCCGTATGATGGACTACAGCGCAACCGTCCTCTCGTTCGCGATTATTCGCGATCCTGGTGGCGAACTCGGACCATTCCCTCCGAGGTCACCCCGACGATCAGCGGCGTCGCGATCTTTCGCCCGGAAACGGCCGAGCCGGCGGCGTCGCTGACGGTTTTCATCAGGTCGGGCGCCGTATAGTCGACCTTGACGCCCTCGTCGTCACAGGCCTCGTAGACGAGCTGGGGGACGTCGTAAAGGTCTGTTCCCGCCGGCACGCGAACGCGAACCGGTGCCCGGAGTGCCTCCGCGAACGCGACCGTCTCGCGGGCTTTCTGTAAGTTCTCGCGAGCACTCGACTCGACCGACGAGACGTTCGCCCGCGAGGTCCCGAGTTCGGCGGCGATGTCGGCCTGTGAGATACCGCGTTCGCGCAATGAAAGTACCTGTGCCTGGCGATAGGTCAGTACGCTCGTCTGCGGATCGAACCCGATTTCCTCGAGCAACTCGTCGACCTCGTCGATCACTGCCGACACCTCCTGGGCGCTCGGACTCGCGTACTCATACGTGCATAGTAATTGGTGGTGGGATCAAAGCTTCCCCGGTCTCTTCGAGTCGATCGCCTCTCGAGGGCGTGATAGTAGCGACTGAACTGTCTCCGGTCGTGCCTCTCGATCCGTGTCCACGGGATGCGAGGAGCCGAACGCTATATGCCGCTCGCGGAAGTGCCACGAGACATGAACGTTTCCGAGGCCGCGAGGACGGCTGACGCCGTCCTCGAGGAGCTTCGCGGCGCCGTGATCGCCGACCATAGGCGGCTCGAGACGATCCTAACGGCTGTCGTCGCCGAAGGCCACGTCTTGCTCGAGGACGTCCCCGGCACCGGGAAGACGCTCACCGCGCGGTCGCTGGCGACGGCGCTCGGTCTCGAGTTCAGCCGAATTCAGTTCACTCCCGACCTGCTTCCGGCCGACGTGACGGGCACGCACGTCTACGATGAGCACGCCGGGACGTTCTCGTTCGAGGCAGGTCCGATCTTCGCCAACGTGGTGCTCGCCGACGAGATCAACCGTGCGCCGCCGAAGACCCAAGCTGCGTTGCTCGAGGCGATGGGTGAAACGCAGGTGACGGTCGGTGGCGAAACGCGCCCGTTGCCGGAGCCGTTTTTCGTCGTTGCGACGCAAAACCCCGTCGAGCAGGAGGGGACCTTCCCACTTCCGGAAGCGCAGATCGACCGGTTCATGGTCAAAACCGAACTGGGCTATCCCGACCGGATGGGTGAGATCGAACTGATCGACCGCCGGGCGAGCCGTCGGTCGCGGACGCCAGCGGTCGATCCAGTCGTCGGTCGGAAAACCGTCCTCGCCCTGCAGTCGGTCCCCGAGACAGTTACCGTCGACCCGGCGCTCCGTGAGTACATCGTCGACGTCTCTCGGGCGACTCGCGAGGACGACCGCGTCGACGTCGGCGTCTCCCCGCGTGGCGTCCAGCGGCTGTTCGAGGCGGCTCGAGCACGGGCGGCGATCGCCGGCAGAGACTACGTCGCGCCGGAGGACGTCCACGCGGTGGTCCACCCGGTCGTCGATCACCGGCTCGTGCTGACGACCGACGCCGAAGTCCGTGGGGTCGATCCGGCCGCCATCGTCGAGGGGGCCCTCGAGCGCGTGGCGGTGCCGTCGATGGCCGATTGAGATCAATACTCGAGTTCCCAGCGTTCTTCCGAAAGCGCCGCCAGTCGGTCGCTGACGCCGTCGGCGAGGCGATACTCGTCGCCGTCGCGGACGACGGTGCCGTCGCGTTCTAAGTGCTCGAGGTGGGCGTAGGATTCGCCGGGGCCGTGGAGGATGTGGATGTCCTCGAGGTCGCCGAAGAGGTCGGCGCTGACGGTCCAGGTGTCACAGGGGCCCAGCCGGTCGAGCGCGTCGAGTACCCGGTAGGACCGTTCTTCGTGGTGGTGAATAATGTAAGCTGCGCGATCGGCGGGGTCGTCGATCGGGTCGCGGTGGCCCGGCCAGGCGCGGTCGTAGTCGGCGTCGACGATCCGCTGGAGTGCTCCGAGATACTTCTCGAGGGGCTGGTCGACGCGGACGTCCGCGCCGCCGACGTTGGGGGTGTAGACTGGCAACAGGGCGTCACCGGAGATAACGTCCCGACTGTCGCCGTTCTCGAACTCGAAGATACAGAGCCCGGCCGCGTGGCCGGAGGTGTGGACGGCCGTCAGCTCGGTGTCGTTTACGGTGAACGTTGCCCCGTCCTCGAAGGTCGTGACGTCCGGAAACTCCATCGAGACGCCGCCGTGGATCATGCGCTCGCGCAACACTTCGCGGCCCGCCTCTGGAATGCCCCAGGACTCGAAGTACGCCTCCTGTAGTTCCTGGAGGTCGGCCCAGGCGTCGTCGTCGCCCTCGATCAGCGGTGCGTCGGCGGCGTGGGCGTACACCGCCGCGTCGCTCTCGGCCTGGATCTCGCCGGCCAGCCCGACGTGGTCGTGGTGCCAGTGGGTGAGGAAGATCCGGTCGACGTCGGCGAACGAGACGCCTCGGTCGGCGAACTCGGCCTCGAGTTGCTCTCGAGTCGTCGCCATCCAGTCGCCGGTGTCGACCATGACGACCTCGTCGCCGTCGGCGAAGAGGTAGGCGTTGTTGTCGCCTTCGAACGCGGAGTTCGACAGTGGAATTCGTTCCATGGGCCAGAGAGGCATGGGATCGAACAAAACCTTTTGTGAGACGGAAGCTTCGCAGGTGACTAGCCGCGGAGGGCCCACGCGACGAGTACAACTGCGAGCAGCCCGGTAACGACCGCGAGGGCGGCGTACGCGGGATCCGTCACCGGCGCGTCGACGGCGGTCCATCGGTAGAGCGCGATCGTTCCGCCGGCGATCACGAGCCCCGAGAGCAGGGAGCCGCCGAGGTGGACGAACTCGGCCCGGACGGTGGTCGATCCAGCGCCGAGATCCCGGCGCATCCCGTCGCCGTACTCGCCGACGTCCCAGACGACGAACGCGCCGGCTGCCGTTGCGATGGCCAGTTCGACCCGGCCGACGACCGCGAGGCCAGCCGCCAGGAGGAGTATCGCTCCGGCCGCGAGCGCCGCACCGATCGCCCGTCGGGGAACGATGCGAAACGTGCGCAACCCGACGACGGCGAACGAAAGCGATGCCAGCGAGACCAGCCCGACGGCCAGCACTCCAGCCGCGAGCGCGAACGGCGGCACCGCTCCGGCGAGTGCGACGACCGACGCTGGCGCGACCCCGTCGAGCCCAGCTGCGGGGTCCGCCGCGAGTACGGGTTCCGCGAGCGCCCAGGCGAGTGCGACGGCGACGACCCCGCCGCCGAGCGCCGGTGCGACCAGCGTCGCGAAGACGCGGGCGGCGTCCCGGCGCAACGCCCGGCGAAGCCACTCGAGACCGGCGAACCCGACCGCGAGGCCGAGAACGAGACACAGCACGAGGCGAAGGCTCGAGGCGGTGATGAGGGCGGCGAGGCCCTCACCGAGAGGGGCGGGGACGACGGCCGCGAGGTCGCCCGGCGTCAGGAGCGTCGATTCCACCTGATCCGCGAGCGTCGGCACGACGACGGCCGCGAGTCCGATCACGACTGCGAGACGAACTGCGACGTCACATCCTCGTTCGAGCCCGTCGAGAGCTGCCGACACGCTCGCTCGCCGGTCTGGCGGCATGAATCGCTCGAGCGCGACGTAGTTCAGGCTGGTGCGAAGCCCGACGGCGGTCGCGAACAGTAACACGGCGAAGGAGCCGAGCGCCCACGGGCCGTCGGCGACGACGACGGCATTCCAGAGCCAGCCGGCGGCGTCGGCCGCGGCAACGCCCGCTCGCTCCCTGGCGGCTGACTCGGGGACGAGACGGAAGAGAGCGACGCCGACCACGCCGACTGCGGCGACCACTGTGCCGGTCGCTCCCCGGCGGACGCCGCCGTCCCCGAATCGCTCCCAGACGAACAGGCCGGCCGCGAAGGCGGCCACGAGCAGTGCCCAGACAGTCACTCCGGCGTACCGACCCACGCCACCGACGCGCACGAGGTCGGCGACGAGCACCGTCGGTGCCAGGACTAGCAGGGAAACGGGGACCGCGAGGACGCCGCCGACGCCCCGAACGACCGCCTGCTCGCTCGCAAGCAGGACGATCGCACCCGCTGCGGCCAGACCCGCAACGCTCGCGAGCACGGCGACCTGACTCCCAACGAGGACGGTACCGATCGTGATGCCGATCGAAAGCGCCAGCCCGATCGCCACGACTTCGCTCACGGTCGCTCGCTCGAGTGCAGCGCGTACCGACCGCAGTACCCGGGCAGGAAATCGTCTGACGCCGTCGAGTGCGCGCTCGCTGCTCGACGTTTCAGGCCGATCGACCGTCGGCGAGCGCGTCACGGTCGGCCACCTCCTCGCACGCCGGCTGCGCGGCCACGACGGACCAGCGTCCGAATCGTTCGCCGGAGATCGACCGACAGCGGCTCCTCGAGATTCCAGTCGACGACGGTCGCACCGAGTCCGCGGAGTTCGTCGATTCGGTTCGCCCGTCGCAGCCGGTCGATGCGGGCGCCGCTCGAAAACACCGGCGCGGCGACCCCGGTCGTCATGTCCGGCGAAACGACCGTTACAGCTCGCCCACGCCGTCGAAGTGTCTCGACGAACGCTACCGAACCCTCCTCGGAAAGCGGCGTACAGAACACCACCTGGGCACGGCTGGGGAGTCGCTGCTCGAGGTCGAGTGCGAACGTCCCGCCGTCGGTTCCGACCCGACGGGTCGACTCCGCACGCGCTGTTGTACTCGAGTGGGCCGTCCCGATCACGTCCTCGGCTCGCCGGCGCACGTCGCTCCCGGCTCCGGGCTCGACCCACCCTTCCCCGGAGACCGTCGCCACGCCAGTCCGGTTGCCGTTCTCGAGCGAGGCAACGACGCCACGCGAGGCGGCGTACAGCGTGAGGTCGAACGAGTCGGGGCCGCCGCCCGGCGGTTCGCGGTGGACGTCGTCGCGGTCGTCGAGGACGAAGACGATCGTCGCGGCACGTTCCTCGCGGTACTCGACCGTCGCGAGGTCTCCCGTCCGGGCGAACCGGTGCCAGTCGATGCGGTTGATCGGGTCGCCCCGTCGGTACTCGCGGGTCGCGAAGAACTCGACGCCGGTACCGCCGTCGTCGGTCGGCGTCGGGCCGACGAACTGGATCGTTTGCTCGTGGACGGGGACCGACTCGAGCAGCGTCTCACACGCAAATCTTCCCTCGCCGTCTGGTTCTCGTTGCGCAGTTGCAACGGTGGTCGCCGTGACGGACCGCAGCCGAACTGTCGCCGGTCCGAACGCGAACTCGCCTCGCGGCGGCGTCAGTTCGTACTCGTGGCTGACGGTTTCGCCGGGTCGAATCGACGTCGCGAACGCCGGCTCGCCCCCGGTTACGGGAACGCTTCCTGGCGGCTCGTCGACGACGCGTACGTCCGAGGCCACGTCGCCACCCTCGTTCGTCACCGAGAGCGTCACGGTCACGGACTGACCGGGCCGTACGCGCGCTTCGTCGAGCTGTCGCTCGAGCGTGAGGTCGGCCGCTGGCGTCGTGCTCACCTGGCCGACCAGGACGAACCCGAGTGCGACGACCGCGAGGAAAAAGAGGGCGGGAACCCCCAGCACGAGCGCCAGCAGACACGATGCCAGTGCGACCACGAGCGCCCCGTGCCAGCGCGCTTGTCGGGTCTGTGACGTCACGTCTCTCCCTCCCGGCGGTGTCGGCCCACCCGTCGTTCGCCCGGCGCTTTCGTTGTTGCTTCCGTCGTCGCCTCGAGCGCCTCAAGCTCATCGAGCGTCCGCTCGAGCGCCCGCGAGAACGGATCTCCCGGCCGAACGAGGTCGGCCAGCCAGACCCAAAGCGGCGTCGAGGGGCCCCTTTCGTCGGCGAGAAACGGACCCGCGCGCGGATCGTCAGTCCACGAACCGGTCTCGATCGCCCGGCGTGCCTCGTCTCGGGGACGCCCGGTCGTGTTCGCGTACGTTCTGGCCGCGACTGGCCGGAGCGTCTCGACGAGCGTTTTGCGGGCACCGTCTCTGACCGCTCGCGGTTCGTCGTCGTACGTCGTCGCGAGCGCGACGTACCGGTCGTACGGCTCCCCGACGACCGGATAGGTCGTGCTCTCGCTTCGGTGCTCGTTCCTGTCCTTTGGCTGCTCATCTCTCTCTCGAGACTGCTCTCTGACTCCGGTTCGGCTGCGATTTCGACTGCATCTGCTCGCGCTGTCCGTCGCTCCCGTCGCTGGCGTCGACCGGAGCGGTTCTACGGGCGGCCGACGGAGCTTGCCCGCGACGCCGACGAGCGCCGCGACCCCGAGTGTTCCGAGGATCGACGCCAGCACCACCGTTCGGGGCTCGAGCCCGCCCAGCGCCGACTCGAGCGCCGGAACCTGCTCGAGAAGCGTCGGCCGGAGGACAGCCGTCGTGCCGAGCGCCAGCGCCGCTCCGGCGAGCGCCACGGCGACGAGCAACTCCCGCGTCGACGGCGTCCGGCTCATTCGCGCTGGGCCTCCGATCCGTCGACGTCGACTGTCTTCTCCGGGTCAGCCGCGGTCTGTAGGCGCTCGTGGGCTGTTGTCGTCCGCTCGAGATACCGATCCGGATTCCGCTGGCCGTACTCGACGTCGCGGAACGAGTCGGTGATCGTCTCGACCGGTTCCGCCGGTGCCCCGGCTCGTTTCGCGCTGGCGGCGACATCCGACGGCGTGAGGGTTTCGACCCGTCGACGGTAGATCCCCGAGCGATCGACTACCGTCTCGAAGGCTGCCCGAATTCGCTCGCGTGCGACGTTCTCGGGCGTCTCCGATTCGAGGTCCCTGGATGCACTCTCGCCTGCAGCGCCCTCCGCTCCTGATAGTCCACGACGCGCTTGCATCCGTCCACGGAGGTTCGCGAGAACCCTGGCGAGTGTTGCCCGGACGAGCCCGGGGAGTTCGCGCACGGACTCGAGCCTGGCGAGAGCGGCGAGCCCCCGCTCGAGCGCCCGTGAGATAGCGACGACGACGTGCAAGACGACGGAGACGAGTCTTCCAGGAAGCGAGCGAACTGCGGCAACCGGGTTCGTCCGCGTGTAGAGGAGGTAACCGACCGCGAGAAGGCCGAGGACGACGGCCGCCGCGACGACGACGTCCGAGAGCCCTGGGACCGAATCCGTGATCGACGAGCCGTCCTCGCCCGCGGCGGCGGTACTCGTTTCGTTGTCGGAGTCGGTGTCTGTCGCCTCATGGTTGGTATCGGGATCCGTCGTTTCGTCGCCGCTATCAGCATCTGTTGCCTCGCCATCGGGGTCTGCTGTGTCTCCGTCGACGTTCGCGGCTTCGCCGTTGTCCGTCTCCGGGTCGGACGCTGTCACCTCGTCGCCATCGTCGGCCGTCTCAGCCGCCTCACCGTCGTCGATGCTCTCGCTATCGGACGTCTCGGCCGTGTCATCTCCGTCCTCGAGGCTCTCTCCTGTCGCGTCGCTCTCGCTTTCGACGGCGGCGGCGTCGGTGGCGTCGCTGTCCATCGCTTCGCCGTCCTCGCCTGTCCCCGCCGTGGCCTCCATTTCCCCGTCATCGAGCGCGTCGCCGTCCGTCTCGGCGTCGCCGGTTGCCCCATCCTCATCCGCGTCGGTGGTCGACTCGAGCGCGCCGTCGTCGGTCGCGTCTTCGCCTCCCGATGCGTCGACGCCATCCTCGTCACCGGTAGGGACACCATCGCCGGTTCGCTCGCTGTCGGTGTCGGCTGCCGGCGGTGTGTCGCTCGCTCCGCCGTCGCCCGCTCGCTCGTGGGTATCTTCGTCCGCGAGCAGGTCGCCGAACTCGCCACCTATTCCGCGATCGTCTCGGTCGTCGGCCGCTGACTCGGTGGCCGCCGCGGTTGCTGTGTCGTCGTCTCCTCCCAGCGCGCTAAGACCGCCCAGTGCACCGCCGACGAGTGCCTCGCCGGCGCTGGCGTCGGCAGACTCGAGCGTCTCTGCCCCAGTTGCGGAGTCTGCGAGGGCGTCTCCCTGCCGTTCGTCGTCAGGTCCTGGCTCGCTCGGTGTCCCATCACCGTCGACGTCGCCGTTGGGTCCGTCGGGATCGGATTCGTCGGCGGTCGATTCACCCGTTTCCGCCGGATCGGTCGTGTCTGCCGTCTCGGTTGCGCTACTCGTCTCAGCCGTATCACTCTCGACCGAACTCGACTCGAGCGCGTCGGAACCGATCATCGGGAAGGCGCTGGCTGCGAGTACCAATCCAGCGATCGCACAACCGATGGCAATGGCTGCGAGCAGCCGTCGACCGACGGGCCTTCGAGCCGCCATACTATGAGAATCGTACGAGAAACTGCCACTTACCTCTTGTTGCAGAACTGATGACTGTCCCAGACCGACGGCTCTCGCCTACCTGACTGTCCGTTCCGGGGCCGGGCTACGAACCCCAGAAGTTCTCGCGACTACCGAGCTCCGGCGGCCTGCGTGGACCGCCACTGTCCGTGCTGTCGCCTTCGTCGCCTTCACCATCTTCGTCGTCGGCCGCTTCGGCTTCCTCGTCGGACTCGAGCGGGAGGCGCTCGACTTCTTCGGCGCGTGCGTGGTTGTTGTGGACGCGGGTGATCTCGACGCGGGATCGGGCGTCGGGAAGGACGCCGTCGACCATGACGATGAAGCCGTCTTCGGTCCGGCCGACGCCAGCGCCGCTTTCGTGCATGTCGACGACGTCGACGATGACTTCCTCGCCGGCTTTGACTGGCTGCGTTTTCAGGTCCTCGATCGGCTGGTTGTAGTGGTTACACCACTCTTTCCCGCCGCGGTCACCGTAGTGTTGACACCCCATTCCTGCGATCTGCTCCGAAAAACTCGGACAGTCGTCGGCGAGCGGACAGTCTGCCATGACCTGTACTACCGGAGGCGTCGTTAAACCGTTTCCGTCTCACAGACGAGATCGGGGGTGTCAGCTACCGCTACTCGTTCCTGTTCCTGTTGACCTCGATCGCTCGGCCTGTAGCGCCACTCACGACCGGCGGCAAATGAACTGAACCAACCGCACCGGCCGTTCCGAAAAGGTTTACGGGAGGGAGGTCGGAGTGATTAAATGATGAAAATCCTCGTAACGGTCAAAGAAGTCGCGACCGTCGAAGACGAGTTCGAAATCGAGGGGACGGCGATCGCCGACCAGTACCTCGGTGCCGATCTCAACGAGTGGGACGATTACGCCGTCGAAGAAGCTGTCCAGCTTCAGGAAGCCGGTCTCGCCGACGAAGTCGTCACCGTCACCATCGGCCCGGAAGACTGCGAGCAGACCATCCGACAGGCGCTCGCAAAGGGGGCAGACCGCGCGATCCGCGTCTGGGACGACGCGCTCGAGGACGTCGATGTACTCGATGTCGGCGCGAAGACCGACATTCTCGAGGCCGTCGTCGAGGACGAAGACCCCGACCTGATCCTGACCGGTGTCCAGTCCGGTGACGATAGCTGGGGGGCAACCGGTGTTGCACTCGCCGAGGACCTCGGCTTCGAGTGGGCCGCCGTCGTCAACCACTTAGAACACGATCTCGAGGACGGCGTCGCCTCGGTCCGTCGTGAACTCGAGGGTGGTGTCGAGGAGCTTACTGACGTGGAGCTTCCGGCCGTCCTGACGATTCAGACGGGTATCAACGAACCACGCTACGCGAGCCTCCGCGGTATCCGTCAGGCTCAGCGCAAGCCGCTTGACGTCCAGGGACTGGGCGACCTCGGCGTTGACGCAGCGGCCGTCGAAGGCGCAGTCACGCTCACCGAGATGTACGAACCCGAAAGCGAAAGCGACGTCACCGTCTGGGAAGGCGGTGCCGAAGACACCGCCGGACAACTCGCTGAACTCCTCCGCGAGAAGGGGGTGGCACCATGACTTCCGTCCTGGCCATTACCGACCACCGACGCGGCGAGCTGCGAGATATCAGCTACGAGATCATCACCGCCGGCCGCGAACTCGCTGACGAAACCGGTGGCGACCTCCACCTCGCGGTCATCAGCGGCACCGTCGACGAGTTCGCCGAGAAGCTCGATCGTGACGGCGTCGACGCCATCCACACCGTCGACTACGGCGAGGAGTTCAACCACGGCGTCTACAGCCAGGCCGTTACTCAGCTTTACGACGAACTCGCACCCCAGTACGTGCTGGCGCCCAACAGCGTCAACGGCCTCGACTACGCACCCGCCGTCGCGAACGAACTCGACCTGCCGATCGTCACCGACGCTGTCGGCCTCGAGACCGACGGCGATACGCTCGCAGTCACCCGCGAGATGTTCGGGGGCAAAGTCGAAACGACGACCGAACTCGAAGGTGAGGCGATCGTTACGATCCGAAGCGCGGAGTGGCCTGTCGCCGAAGGGACC of Natrarchaeobaculum sulfurireducens contains these proteins:
- a CDS encoding DUF7519 family protein, translating into MTRSPTVDRPETSSSERALDGVRRFPARVLRSVRAALERATVSEVVAIGLALSIGITIGTVLVGSQVAVLASVAGLAAAGAIVLLASEQAVVRGVGGVLAVPVSLLVLAPTVLVADLVRVGGVGRYAGVTVWALLVAAFAAGLFVWERFGDGGVRRGATGTVVAAVGVVGVALFRLVPESAARERAGVAAADAAGWLWNAVVVADGPWALGSFAVLLFATAVGLRTSLNYVALERFMPPDRRASVSAALDGLERGCDVAVRLAVVIGLAAVVVPTLADQVESTLLTPGDLAAVVPAPLGEGLAALITASSLRLVLCLVLGLAVGFAGLEWLRRALRRDAARVFATLVAPALGGGVVAVALAWALAEPVLAADPAAGLDGVAPASVVALAGAVPPFALAAGVLAVGLVSLASLSFAVVGLRTFRIVPRRAIGAALAAGAILLLAAGLAVVGRVELAIATAAGAFVVWDVGEYGDGMRRDLGAGSTTVRAEFVHLGGSLLSGLVIAGGTIALYRWTAVDAPVTDPAYAALAVVTGLLAVVLVAWALRG
- a CDS encoding DUF7269 family protein, with translation MSRTPSTRELLVAVALAGAALALGTTAVLRPTLLEQVPALESALGGLEPRTVVLASILGTLGVAALVGVAGKLRRPPVEPLRSTPATGATDSASRCSRNRSRTGVREQSRERDEQPKDRNEHRSESTTYPVVGEPYDRYVALATTYDDEPRAVRDGARKTLVETLRPVAARTYANTTGRPRDEARRAIETGSWTDDPRAGPFLADERGPSTPLWVWLADLVRPGDPFSRALERTLDELEALEATTEATTKAPGERRVGRHRREGET
- a CDS encoding TRAM domain-containing protein yields the protein MADCPLADDCPSFSEQIAGMGCQHYGDRGGKEWCNHYNQPIEDLKTQPVKAGEEVIVDVVDMHESGAGVGRTEDGFIVMVDGVLPDARSRVEITRVHNNHARAEEVERLPLESDEEAEAADDEDGEGDEGDSTDSGGPRRPPELGSRENFWGS
- a CDS encoding DUF58 domain-containing protein, coding for MTSQTRQARWHGALVVALASCLLALVLGVPALFFLAVVALGFVLVGQVSTTPAADLTLERQLDEARVRPGQSVTVTLSVTNEGGDVASDVRVVDEPPGSVPVTGGEPAFATSIRPGETVSHEYELTPPRGEFAFGPATVRLRSVTATTVATAQREPDGEGRFACETLLESVPVHEQTIQFVGPTPTDDGGTGVEFFATREYRRGDPINRIDWHRFARTGDLATVEYREERAATIVFVLDDRDDVHREPPGGGPDSFDLTLYAASRGVVASLENGNRTGVATVSGEGWVEPGAGSDVRRRAEDVIGTAHSSTTARAESTRRVGTDGGTFALDLEQRLPSRAQVVFCTPLSEEGSVAFVETLRRRGRAVTVVSPDMTTGVAAPVFSSGARIDRLRRANRIDELRGLGATVVDWNLEEPLSVDLRRTIRTLVRRGRAAGVRGGGRP
- a CDS encoding DUF4129 domain-containing protein, yielding MAARRPVGRRLLAAIAIGCAIAGLVLAASAFPMIGSDALESSSVESDTAETSSATETADTTDPAETGESTADESDPDGPNGDVDGDGTPSEPGPDDERQGDALADSATGAETLESADASAGEALVGGALGGLSALGGDDDTATAAATESAADDRDDRGIGGEFGDLLADEDTHERAGDGGASDTPPAADTDSERTGDGVPTGDEDGVDASGGEDATDDGALESTTDADEDGATGDAETDGDALDDGEMEATAGTGEDGEAMDSDATDAAAVESESDATGESLEDGDDTAETSDSESIDDGEAAETADDGDEVTASDPETDNGEAANVDGDTADPDGEATDADSGDETTDPDTNHEATDTDSDNETSTAAAGEDGSSITDSVPGLSDVVVAAAVVLGLLAVGYLLYTRTNPVAAVRSLPGRLVSVVLHVVVAISRALERGLAALARLESVRELPGLVRATLARVLANLRGRMQARRGLSGAEGAAGESASRDLESETPENVARERIRAAFETVVDRSGIYRRRVETLTPSDVAASAKRAGAPAEPVETITDSFRDVEYGQRNPDRYLERTTTAHERLQTAADPEKTVDVDGSEAQRE